One genomic region from Spirulina subsalsa PCC 9445 encodes:
- the patD gene encoding heterocyst frequency control protein PatD, with protein MLSSPYRDGSEQFLEALITLKESIELTEPDFKQVRLHYLKLQTLVQENLSLENLEAENLAIAPRQQSLLTEIHRALRLLQTDVLFLQASRQKSTFSQRLALCRQRIDQLQQFCQQFLNCCE; from the coding sequence ATGTTGTCTTCCCCTTATCGTGACGGATCTGAACAATTTTTGGAAGCCCTAATCACCTTAAAAGAGTCTATAGAATTGACGGAGCCAGACTTTAAACAAGTTCGTTTGCACTATCTTAAACTGCAAACTCTTGTTCAAGAAAACTTATCTCTAGAGAATTTGGAAGCTGAAAATCTGGCGATCGCACCCCGTCAACAATCTCTTCTAACCGAGATCCATCGCGCTCTGCGGTTACTACAAACCGATGTCTTATTCTTGCAAGCATCGCGCCAAAAATCAACCTTTTCCCAGCGTCTGGCTCTCTGCCGTCAGCGTATAGATCAACTCCAGCAGTTTTGTCAGCAATTCTTGAACTGCTGCGAATAA
- a CDS encoding zf-TFIIB domain-containing protein, which produces MEENESVECPKCRKPILQEKQLGDISALCCDQCQGRWLPGDSYKQWQVQHPPKTATPDVLLQGVDSNFQPSTLDSRAGLCPECSRYLSRAAVKTQPPFFVERCPHCEGIWCDAGEWELLTRLGLSSSIEQFFDRQWQMQVREQESLQTERQTLMDKLGPELAQIIFDLADHLMSHPNGDYALAYLMRKIMNNTDWAEFKDKQTLSQAIAEEIR; this is translated from the coding sequence ATGGAGGAAAACGAATCCGTGGAATGTCCGAAATGCAGAAAACCGATTCTGCAAGAAAAGCAATTAGGGGATATCTCCGCTCTCTGTTGTGACCAGTGTCAAGGACGCTGGCTCCCGGGTGACAGCTATAAACAATGGCAAGTTCAACACCCTCCTAAAACCGCGACTCCTGATGTTCTCCTCCAAGGGGTTGACTCTAACTTTCAACCCTCTACCCTCGACAGTCGAGCGGGATTGTGTCCCGAGTGTAGTCGTTATCTCTCCCGTGCAGCCGTTAAAACCCAACCTCCTTTTTTTGTGGAACGGTGTCCCCACTGTGAGGGCATTTGGTGCGACGCGGGAGAATGGGAACTCTTAACCCGGCTAGGTTTAAGTAGTTCGATTGAACAATTTTTTGATCGTCAGTGGCAGATGCAAGTCCGAGAACAAGAATCTCTCCAAACCGAGAGACAAACTCTGATGGATAAATTAGGCCCGGAATTAGCCCAGATTATTTTTGATTTAGCCGACCATCTCATGAGTCATCCTAACGGCGACTACGCCCTAGCTTATTTGATGCGTAAAATCATGAACAATACCGACTGGGCAGAATTCAAAGACAAACAAACCCTCAGCCAGGCGATCGCTGAAGAGATAAGATAG
- a CDS encoding YdcF family protein, with protein MKRWRLIILAILSSLGVILAGWGVSLIPALQNASNQPIDAIFVLGGSIRREMYVSELAHEYPNIPILISNGSKDPCVLLLFRRSAAPIENVWLEKCAQNTFQNFVYSVPILKRWGAQHIKLITSPTHLPRSQWMAQIHFGAHKMWVEMDIVEEIGVPGNQEFWLKTLLDLIRSLFWAVLSQGFNPLVCDQVVELPQVNLSEWLQSGFECEYQGDLNEWIEQLQNYKIRSFIN; from the coding sequence ATGAAACGATGGCGACTGATTATCTTAGCAATTCTCTCTAGTCTCGGGGTCATCCTCGCCGGCTGGGGAGTCAGCCTGATTCCGGCCTTGCAAAATGCCTCCAATCAGCCCATTGATGCTATTTTCGTCCTCGGTGGTAGTATTCGCCGGGAAATGTATGTCTCGGAACTCGCTCATGAATATCCGAATATTCCCATTTTAATTTCTAATGGGTCTAAAGATCCTTGTGTGTTGTTGCTGTTCCGACGCAGTGCAGCCCCGATTGAGAATGTCTGGTTGGAAAAATGCGCTCAAAATACCTTTCAAAATTTCGTCTATAGTGTCCCCATCTTGAAACGTTGGGGCGCACAACATATTAAGCTTATTACGTCCCCTACCCATCTCCCCCGTTCCCAATGGATGGCACAAATTCACTTCGGCGCTCATAAAATGTGGGTCGAAATGGATATTGTCGAAGAAATTGGCGTGCCGGGGAATCAGGAATTTTGGCTGAAAACTTTACTGGATCTCATTCGGAGTCTGTTCTGGGCTGTTTTGAGTCAAGGGTTTAATCCCTTGGTCTGCGATCAGGTGGTGGAACTGCCCCAGGTCAATCTCTCGGAGTGGTTACAGTCGGGGTTTGAGTGTGAATATCAAGGAGATTTGAATGAATGGATTGAACAACTCCAAAATTACAAGATAAGATCTTTTATTAACTGA